In the genome of Streptomyces sp. Q6, the window CAGTTGGGGCGGGCCGCCGAGCGACGAGCTGTTCCAGTGGTGGCTCGACCACGAGCAGGCGAGCAGCCTGTCCCTGTACGGGCGCAAGTTGTGGGAGACGATGAGCTCCTACTGGCCGACCGGCGACCAACAGCCGGGCGCCACTCCTGCGCAGATCGAGTTCGCGCGGACCTGGCGCGACACGCCGAAGGTGGTGTTCTCCTCGACGATCGACAAGGTCGACTGGAACACCCGCCTGGTCAACGGTGACGCGATCGCCGAGATCACCCGGCTCAAGGCCGAGGACGGCGGCCCCATGAGCATCGGCGGCGCGACCCTCGCCGGGGCGGCCCTGCGCGCCGGACTGATCGACGCGTACGAGATCGCCACGCATCCGGTCCTGGTGGGCGGCGGCACACCGTTCTTCGCCACGCTGGACAGCTGGGTGAACCTGAACCTGGTGGAGACACGGACGTTTCCCGGCGGCGTGGTCCTGACCAGGTACGAGACGAGGCGCTGAGCAGCAACACCACGCACCGGCGGATACGCGTCAACGAGCGAGCGGGATCCGTACCACCTACGGCCCTGCCTCCGCGCCCGCGACAGGACGTGGGCGCGGAGGCGGCCGGAGGCGGTTCGACCGCCGGGTCGTCCAACCACCCCTCCGGCGAAGGACATTGACGAGACAACCCGGCGACGGGAGGATCGGAAGCTTCGACGCCGGCCGGCGAGACGGGGTTCATCGTGGGTGAGGACGGTAAGCCGGATTCCTCGGACGCGGACATCGATCGGCGGTTCGCCGCCATCGTCCGAGACATGGCCACTGACGTGGAGCCCGAAGAACGCGCCGGTCATACTCGGCGAGCCATGTCCGCGGGCGAAGTCAAGCCGATGTGGTACCTGGTCCCGCTGCGGATGATCTGCACGATCACGTTCTTCATGACCCTGTCCACGTGCATCGCGGCCTATGGCTGCGTCATGACCGACGCGCGATGGGGCACGGCCACACTGATCAGTTTCTGCGTGGCGGTCGGAAGCGCTGTCTGCCGACGGGCAGCCAAGGCAAGGTACGACCGACGCGACTGGTAGCGGGGATACAGGCGGCGCGAGACTCGCAGGCGAAGGTTGCCGCTCGCACCGGCCCGTTCAGCGCCTCAGAGTCCCAGAGTCTCAAAGTCTCAAAGTCTCCAATGGTCGCGCTCTGGCAGTCGCACCCAAAGATCGGGACGCCCGACGATCGCGCGCGCATCGACCAGGCGCAGGCCGGCGAAGGCGCACGAGTAGGCCACCGCGTTGCAGTAGTAGAGGTAGGCGGCCAGGACTTCCTCGGAGGTGTTTCCCTCCTGCGGCTCACCACCCGGGTGCAAGTCCCAGGCGGAGACGGAACCATCACGGGAAATGCTGCCTTGATCACCGCTCTTGGGGTTGGCGTACAGGCCGTAGCAGACGGTCCCGACGGACAGCCGGGTGAGGACGCCCGGCATCCGTGGCGCGTATCCCCAAGGCTGGCTCACGACGCAGCCACCCGCCACGGACGTCACTCCGACGACCTGGAGCGCTTCGTCCACGTCGTACGCGTACGGGTCCTCCAGCAACTCATGAATGTCTTCGTCCGACGTGGGCGTCGCCTCCAAGCGGCGCACCGCTTCGGCCGCGTCGATCCCAGTGACGCAGGCCAGCCCCGTGCCCTCGGCATAGATGTCGCCGAGTGCTCCGACGAGCCGCACGGCCTCCTCGGCTGCCGCGCGCTCCGTACCGCTCAGCCGCTGACCGGAAGGAACGCTGAACAAGCCTGGTTTCGGCCCGGCCAGGCTGAGCCGACCTGGCGACCAGCCACCGATCGACTCCCGCCAGGGGTCGGCCCCGGCGGCGACCAGAGCCCGTGCGTTGTCGGGCTTCCGGGACACGACGGCCTCCCACAGCGCCGTCACTCCGTTCTCCAGGGCGTCCACGTCCGCAACTCGCCGAGCCAGCTCCGCGACAACCTCCGGAGAGCCGGACGCCGCGGCCCGATGGAGAGGCCGTCCCCCACTCCATGCCTCCGGGTCGGCACCCCGATCGAGGCGTCGGCGGACGTCCTGGACGTCGGCCCAGTCCCAGCCGATGCCAACCCAACCTTCAGCCTCTGCCGTCACTCTGCTCCTCCAGCACCGATCCGGATGGCTCCGCGGGAGCCCGCACGACCACACGGTGGCACGCACCTCTGACATACCCGCCGTGCCGGGAGGATCTCCCGCGCGATCCGCGCGAGGTCATCGCCGGCGCCCCCTGTGCCTGACCTCCTCACGACGGATCCGCCGCACGAAACCGTCGGACGAGTTCGGTCGTGGCGACACCGGCCGTGTACCTCACCAGGCGCAGCTTCCCGGCGTCGGCCACTGGGCCGAACACGTCCTTGATCGCGCCCACCGAGGATCGCGTCCACCGAGAAGTCGTCCCCATGCACGACCACGTCGATGCCGTGCCGAGGACGGAACTGGTTCGAGAGGCGATAAGGCGCGTCTCGGAGAACCACATCGACGTACCGGCACGCCTCGATCGCGGCGACCCGCTCCGGCCGGCGTCCCGATGGGTCTGCGCTTGTACCTGGCGGCGACCTCGTCCGACAGCACCCCGACGCTCAGCCTCTCCCCGAAGGCACGCGCGGCTCTGAACAGCGCGACGTGCCCCGGGTGGGACAGGTCGCCGACCATGTCGACGTAGACGTTTCCACGATCCGCCGTGGCTGTCGCCCTCTCGACGGTCCCGGGCCGACCAGGACTGGTCCGACCGCTCCGCTCCGTCAACGGGGCGTCAGTGCGTCGGTACGGATACCCGAAGCGGCCGCCCATGAAGGCTCACACTCGTGGTCCTGTCACGAGCTCCGAGGCGCGAGATCCAGCGACACGCAACCCGGCGGTTGCGCATGACGTGCTGTTGTGCAACCATGAAGTTGCACATCCAATTGAGGCAGAGGACAGCGAGGGAGTACGCCATGACCAACACCCGCATCGAGCGCGAAATCGTCATCGCGGCAGCACCGGAGAAGGTCTGGCCGCTCGTGGCCGAGCCCGGGTTCTGGGCGACCGACGACGAGAGCGTGCGCGGCACACAAGCCACGGAAGGCCAGTCCCTGATCGCCCGGCATTCCGAACACGGCGCCTTCCCGATCCGCGTGGAGAAGACCGACCCGCCGAACTACCTGGCGTACCGGTGGGTGAGCGCGTTCCCCGGCGAAGAGCTGCGCGAGGACAACTCGACGCTCGTGGAGTTCACCCTGACCCCCGAGGGCGAGGGCACCCGGCTGCGCGTCGTGGAGAGCGGATTCGACGCCCTGCCGACATCCGAGGACAACCGCCGCAACGTCATCAAGGACCACACCGGCGGATGGGAGCAGTGCCTCGACACTCTCGCCGCACGGGCCGCGTGACCCCACCGTGGTGGATCTCCCTTCCCCCGACGGCGACGTCGTCGACAGCGTCCTGACCGCCCTCGCCGATCCGACTCGTCGTCAGATGCTGGACCTGCTCTCGTCGCAGGGCCAGGCCACCGCGACCACGCTCGCCGGCGGCCTTCCCATCTCGCGTCAGGCGGTGGTCAAGCACCTGGCAGTTCTCGATGCGGCCGGACTGGTCGGCAGCGTGAAGGTCGGACGCGAGGTGCGCTTCACCGTACGCCCCGAGGCGCTCGACGCCACGGCCCACTGGATGGCCTCGCTCGCATCCGACTGGGATCGCCGCCTGGCGAGGATCAAACGCATCGCGGAGGCGGCCGAGGGGGAAGCGCACCAGCAGTGACCGCGCGGGCCTGCCGGCTCGGTCTGGACACGACACCCTTGAGGCGTGGCCGCGAACGACCAGAAGGTGTCGCGCCAGGACGAGGCCGGAAGCGGCTCGCGGCCACGCCTCAAGCGATCCACCCTCCCCAGTGCCCTCCAAGGCGCGCCCGCGTCCGCATGACGCCCCGCACCGACCCCTCCCCCGCACCCACTCCGCCCACACCCGTGGAGGGAAGACCACGATGGACACCATCACGCTCCAGGACGCCTATCGAGCACTGCTGGACGCCGCGGCCACCGTGGCCGCATGCGACGACACCCGACCCGCTCCGCCGGACGGCGCATGGGACGCCGACCAGATCCTGGCGCACGTCGCCCTCATCGACGCGGCCACCATCAGCGCCGTCTGCGCCGCCGCCACCGGAGCGACCACGACGTACGACAACCGCACGGCGCAGGACACCTGGACCCTCGACCGCGTCATCACGCTCGCCGGCGGCAACGTGGGGCTGCGCAACCGCATCCGAGTCCAGGCAGACGCCTTGTGCGCACTCGCCGGCCCGATGCTCAGCGAGACCGAGCGCAACACCCTGGTACCCACCCTGCTCCTGTCCAACGGAAAGGTACTGGTCGATCAGCCCGTACGCCTGGCGGACCTGATCGCCGGGCTCGCAGACGCCGAGCTTCCCGGTCACACGCGGCAACTCCTGGCCCTACTGCCGGAAGACGCCGCGAAGCAGACCACGCCTTGACCCGCCGGTCCCCCAGTGGGCCACCGCCTACGCTGGCAGGTTCGCCTCGAACGGCCTCTCCGTCACCGACACCATGGCGCCCGAGCAAATGGCGAAGGACCTGCAACGGCTGTCCCTCCCCTGCCAGGCACCGGGGTGAGAGCCGGACGGCATGGGCTCCAGCCCGACCCACTCGGCATTCGTCACCTCACCCCGCCCCACGCCAGGCACAACGAGTCGGCGATCAGGCAGTCACATGATCAGCCGGATACCGACTGGACACCTTCGCTGCCGTAGGCCCGCAAGAACGTGTCCACCGCCGACCACGCGATCTCCCGCGTCTCGGCGACCCCCACCACCCGTGTGCCGAGCCGCGAGCGGGCCTCCATGGGGCCGGTGAGCAGGGCGAGGAACTGCTCGGCCGCACGCGCGGGATCCTCGGTGCGCAGCCATCCGGCGAGTGCCAGGCGTGCGAACCGGTCGGCCAGCGCCTCGCCGAGCCGCCCCGCCGTACGCGCCTGCACGACCTCCGCCAGGTCGGGGAACGCTGCGAGCTGGGCATACGTCAGCGCCCGCAGCGCACCGGCCCGTTCACCGCAGCACACCTTCAGCAGCCGGTACGCGGTGTCCTCCAGCCGGGCCCGCAGATCGTCGCCCGGCTCGCGCAGCCGCTCGACGACAGCGAGGTTCTCCGCCATGACCAGGTCGGCCGCGGCCGCCATCGCGTGCCGGAACAGATTCTCCTTGTCTCCGAGATGGTTGTAGACGGTCGGCTTGGCGACGCCGGCCTCGTCGGCGATCTCCCGCACACATGCCTGCGCGTATCCGCGCCGCGCGAACACGTCGAAGGCGGCGTCGAGGATGGCCTGCCGCTTGTCGATGCGCCCCCGAGGGGCGGGGCGTCCGGCGGCGGCCGTGGTCACTGGCGTCACGGCGGCAGACTACCGCCGCCCCGGGCCGAGTTGAACCCGCTGGTTCATTTTCCGGAACCCGTGTTATCCGACCAGTCGGACCATTAACTTGAACCAGTGAGTTCAGATTGAGGAGATCCGAAAGGAGCGCCACATGATCGTGAACACCCTGCGATTCAGCTTCAAGGACGGCACGTCGGAAGCGGACAAGGAGGCGGTGCTCGCCGCGATGCGTCGGACGGCGAGCACGGAGCCGGTCGCGTTCGCGACCGTCGGCCGGTACTTCGGCGACCCCGCCGAAGGCTTCACGCACGTGTACTGCGCGGGCGTCCCGAACCTGGCCGCTCTGGAGCGCTACCTGCACGAACCGGCGCACATCGAAGGGGACTGGCTGATCATCCCGCACCTTCAGCAGCTCGCCGCGTTCCGCTTCTCGGACGATCCCGACCCGGATCTGGACGCCAGGATCCTCGCCCTGCACACCCACAAGGTCGAGATGTACCCGGAGTGGGGCCGCCTGCTGAACGCGATCCCGGGTGCGAAGGGGGCATTCGGCGACGGCACCGCCCGACGGGCGAGCTGAGTCGTGTCCGGCGGATCGGGTCGCAGGCGCGGGTCCGACGCGACCTGATCCGCCGGACGGGCCCTAAGAGCCCGTGTGATGTCGTGATCAATCGGCTGCCGGGCGGAGAGCCGGGGAGTCCCCTTCGAGGAACTCGGCAGGGAAGCAATCGCGGAGGACCGCCCGTCAGCGGCCGGTTCGCCCGTTCCTGCTCGCTGCGGCGGGGTATCCACGATGACGGGCAGGGCCCATGATGGCGGCATGGCTGCCGGCGAAGACCTGCTCTGGGACGCGGACGACAAGAGCATGCAGATGGTTCCGCGGCTCCGGCGCATCGGGGTGACGGCCGGCTGCCTCGGCTTCCTCGGCCTGCTGCTGTGGACGGACTCGAACGCCACATGGGTCCTCTACGCAGGTGTCCTCTACCTGCTCGGGGAGATCGCGTACTGGGCGTGGGACCGACGGCGTCTGGTCGAGGCGCGCGTTGTCCCGGGCGAAGCCGACGGCCCTGCCAGACTCCGCCTCCGCCGCGTCGGCGGGCGGATCACCGAACACGACCCCCACCACGTAGCCCGTGTCCTCCTCATCCACGACAACGTCCTGGACCTGGCGAAACTCCGCCTGAGCCTGCACGGCAGACAGCTCCTCTTCGGACGCCCGGGCCGCCCCCCGGCCCTCACGACATGGCGCCACACATGCCCGAAAGCCAAAGTCGGCGACAGAGCCGCCCATTGGGGCATGCCAGGAATCCCCGACTAGGGCCTGTGTGACGTCGTGATCAGGTGGTTGTCTTCAGGAGGTCGTTGATCCAGATCATCGAGGCGCGGAGGTGGAGGCCGGCGAGGTAGCTTTCGGGCATCTTGTCGTATCGAGTCGCGATGCCCCGCCAGGCTTTCAGCTTGTTGATCAGGCGCTCGACGGTGTTCCGTTCCTTGTAGAGATCGGCATCGTGGCATGTGGGCCGGCTACCCCGGCTGCCCTTCTTCTTCCTGTTGGCGGCCTGGTCCTTCTTCTCCGGGATGACTGCCTTGATGTTGCGTTTGCGCAGGTAGGCGCGGTTGGCGCGGGATGAGTAGGCCTTGTCCGCGGCGACAGCCCCAGGCCGGGTCCGGGGACGGCCGACCGGTAGACGGACCCGGACCTTCTGCTGCAGCACGGGGACGAACTGCGGGCTGTCGGCGGCCTGCCCCGCGGTCAGGACGAACGACAACGGACGGCACTTGCGGTCCGCGGCGAGATGAACCTTGCTCGTCAGCCCGCCACGGGACCTGCCAAGCAGGGCTTCCTTCAGGCGGAGTCTGCACCGCCGCCTGATGCGCCGCTGCTCTTCCCGCTCGGGGCCGGCACCGCTGTCCTGCCCGTTCTGTTCCGGCGGGCCGCCCCCTTTTGCCGGGCCCGCTCCTGCTCGGCGGCGGCTTCCTCGAGAGCGTCCATGACCTCCCTGCCGATGCATATCCCGGCAGCGTCGTGGTGAGCGCGGGCGGTGGTGGAGTCCACGCCGACCAGGGACAAGTCAGCCTTCCCCTGGCGGGCGGCTTCAGAGATCACGCCTTCCAGCAGTGCGGTGAAGACGCCGGCGTCCCTCCAGACCCGGAAGCGGCCGTAGACCGTCGGCCACGGGCCGAACTCACCTGGCATCTCCCGCCACTGACTACTGGTACGGAACCGCCAGATCACCCCCTCGAACTGCTCACGCAGCCGCTCGGGGGACGGACCGTTGGCTTTGTTCACGAGAATGGGTTCTGGTCCAATTCTTGTGGAGCCTCACGGATAGTGATGTCAGTGGTGTGTGGTGGGATGGCCGGACTCTGCTGTTGATCCGCTGGGAGACCGTTGTGACGTCCTCGTATCCGTCCCTGACTCGTGCCTTGGCCGAGGCTTTGGTCGATGCCCTGTGGTTCATCGACGGCAGCGAAGACGAGCAGATGGATCAGGACGACGCGGTCAAGGTCATGGAGGGCGTTGCCCACGTGGTCAGCACGCTGCCGAGTGATCAGCAGCAGGAGCTGATCGCCCTGCTCGGGGAGATGGCAGCTGCCGAGACCAACCCCGCTCGCCGTGAATTCCTGGAGGAGTTTCCGGAGGGCTTCGGGCTCATCGACGATCTGCCCTGAAGGATCTCAGCCTGCTGTGCAAGGCAAGCACCAAACCGTGCGGTGGCGGGTGATCCTCCACCCAGACTCATCACCATGAACTCGACGATGTTGGATAGCGGCATGGTGAGACGCAAGAAGGAGAAGAAGAAGCGGCCCGCCTGGGGCATTCCGAAGGGGATCTTCCTGATTGCGACGCCGGAGGGCTGGCGCACCAGCGTCCTCACCGAAAGCGGAAATCTCTGCGGTCGGCTGGACGTGCCGATCAACACCGACCCGCAGGACGCGCGGGCCGCAACGGCGGTGATGGTGACGGAACTCACGCGCGACTTCCACGACACCGACGTCGAGGTGAGCTGGGATCCGCCCCGGGAGCCTTGGTCATCGACTGCCCAAGTCACCCTCGCCGCCGATGACGAACCGCCTTCGCCGGAGCCGAATGGTAAACGGCAAACTCAGGAATAGAGCAGGACGCGCTTGCGGAGGAGTTCGAAGCCGGCTCGGCCGAACATCTGACGCTTCAGCATCTTGATCCGGTTGACATGGCCTTCGACGACTCCGGAGTTCCACGGCTGCGAGAGTCCGGCGATGACGGCGTCGAGGTCGCCTTCCAGGTGCCGGGCGAATCGCTGGAGGCTGGGCAGGTCGGTGGAGGTTGCCGCTTCGATCCATGCCGGCAGTTGGTGGCCCTGCAGCTGGGTGAGCGTGTGGGCGAAGGAGCGCACATGCTCGGTGAGTGCGTCCAGTTCGGGGCAGCCGGCCAGTACGGCCTTGAGCTGGAGCCGGTCGCTCTCGGCCAGGGCGTCGGGGCGGGTGAGGATCCAGCGGGTGACGGCGCGGGTGGATGGCGTCCGGGGCCGACCGGCTGGGGCTTGCCACGTAGGTTCCGTCTGACGTAGGCGCGGACGTTGCCGTAGCCGTCCGGGTAGCCCTGTGCCTT includes:
- a CDS encoding SRPBCC domain-containing protein, producing MTNTRIEREIVIAAAPEKVWPLVAEPGFWATDDESVRGTQATEGQSLIARHSEHGAFPIRVEKTDPPNYLAYRWVSAFPGEELREDNSTLVEFTLTPEGEGTRLRVVESGFDALPTSEDNRRNVIKDHTGGWEQCLDTLAARAA
- a CDS encoding metalloregulator ArsR/SmtB family transcription factor, with protein sequence MDLPSPDGDVVDSVLTALADPTRRQMLDLLSSQGQATATTLAGGLPISRQAVVKHLAVLDAAGLVGSVKVGREVRFTVRPEALDATAHWMASLASDWDRRLARIKRIAEAAEGEAHQQ
- a CDS encoding dihydrofolate reductase family protein, with amino-acid sequence MRKLIYGMNLSLDGYIAAAGDDISWGGPPSDELFQWWLDHEQASSLSLYGRKLWETMSSYWPTGDQQPGATPAQIEFARTWRDTPKVVFSSTIDKVDWNTRLVNGDAIAEITRLKAEDGGPMSIGGATLAGAALRAGLIDAYEIATHPVLVGGGTPFFATLDSWVNLNLVETRTFPGGVVLTRYETRR
- a CDS encoding TetR/AcrR family transcriptional regulator, giving the protein MTPVTTAAAGRPAPRGRIDKRQAILDAAFDVFARRGYAQACVREIADEAGVAKPTVYNHLGDKENLFRHAMAAAADLVMAENLAVVERLREPGDDLRARLEDTAYRLLKVCCGERAGALRALTYAQLAAFPDLAEVVQARTAGRLGEALADRFARLALAGWLRTEDPARAAEQFLALLTGPMEARSRLGTRVVGVAETREIAWSAVDTFLRAYGSEGVQSVSG
- a CDS encoding ankyrin repeat domain-containing protein; protein product: MTAEAEGWVGIGWDWADVQDVRRRLDRGADPEAWSGGRPLHRAAASGSPEVVAELARRVADVDALENGVTALWEAVVSRKPDNARALVAAGADPWRESIGGWSPGRLSLAGPKPGLFSVPSGQRLSGTERAAAEEAVRLVGALGDIYAEGTGLACVTGIDAAEAVRRLEATPTSDEDIHELLEDPYAYDVDEALQVVGVTSVAGGCVVSQPWGYAPRMPGVLTRLSVGTVCYGLYANPKSGDQGSISRDGSVSAWDLHPGGEPQEGNTSEEVLAAYLYYCNAVAYSCAFAGLRLVDARAIVGRPDLWVRLPERDHWRL
- a CDS encoding Dabb family protein, which produces MIVNTLRFSFKDGTSEADKEAVLAAMRRTASTEPVAFATVGRYFGDPAEGFTHVYCAGVPNLAALERYLHEPAHIEGDWLIIPHLQQLAAFRFSDDPDPDLDARILALHTHKVEMYPEWGRLLNAIPGAKGAFGDGTARRAS